A genome region from Bombilactobacillus bombi includes the following:
- a CDS encoding PTS system mannose/fructose/sorbose family transporter subunit IID codes for MEHKLNQKDLWKMFWRLNTMRITLNYETLQGVGFMRAIAPALSKIYTDKKDLSEAMKRHLVFYNSHVNGDAAILGLTAAMEESTSADEKEGINALKTGLMGPLAGLGDSLVKFTWVPIVGSIGASLAFSGSIAGPILMFVLYNIVNILGRYYAVVYGYKAGIDFLNKNKKTNVIQRISTMANVVGLMVVGSLIATVIKVKTPVKIAVHSNLSGKIGGNSIALQSMFDKIMPSVLSLLVTIVVYLILKKTNGKHAAMLIIIMMALTVLLKYFGIV; via the coding sequence ATGGAACATAAATTGAATCAAAAAGATCTTTGGAAGATGTTTTGGCGTTTAAATACAATGCGAATTACGCTAAACTACGAAACATTACAAGGTGTAGGTTTTATGCGTGCAATTGCTCCTGCTTTATCTAAAATTTACACAGATAAAAAAGATTTGTCTGAAGCTATGAAACGTCATTTAGTATTTTATAATTCACATGTTAATGGTGACGCAGCTATTCTTGGTTTAACAGCTGCAATGGAAGAATCTACTAGTGCGGATGAAAAAGAAGGTATTAATGCACTAAAAACAGGATTGATGGGACCCTTGGCAGGATTAGGTGATAGTTTGGTAAAATTCACGTGGGTACCTATTGTCGGAAGTATTGGAGCATCATTGGCCTTTAGTGGTAGTATTGCAGGTCCAATTTTAATGTTTGTCTTGTATAACATTGTTAATATTTTAGGTCGTTACTATGCTGTTGTTTATGGATATAAAGCAGGTATTGATTTTTTAAATAAAAATAAGAAAACCAATGTTATTCAACGAATATCTACAATGGCTAATGTAGTTGGATTAATGGTAGTAGGTTCACTTATTGCAACGGTAATCAAAGTGAAGACTCCTGTTAAAATTGCTGTACATTCTAACCTTTCTGGGAAAATTGGAGGGAACTCAATTGCTTTACAATCTATGTTTGATAAAATTATGCCATCAGTTTTAAGCTTGTTGGTAACAATTGTTGTTTATCTAATTTTAAAGAAAACTAATGGAAAACATGCAGCTATGTTAATAATCATTATGATGGCTCTAACAGTTTTGCTAAAATATTTTGGTATTGTATAA
- a CDS encoding PTS sugar transporter subunit IIA, translating to MTKKSVAVILASHGSFAKYALDSAEMIVGKQNNCGVLSVTMDLNLEEATQKMTDIYQSLDTSAGTVILVDILGGTPSNVSGNFCLTKPNVLVISGLNLPMLLDLFTNRQRSLEEIAESLQQSYQIGFQNITERFQEEEQEDDSEIL from the coding sequence ATGACTAAAAAATCAGTAGCTGTAATTTTAGCTAGCCATGGTAGTTTTGCTAAATATGCGCTTGATAGTGCTGAAATGATTGTAGGTAAGCAAAATAATTGTGGGGTCTTATCTGTAACAATGGACTTGAATTTAGAAGAGGCAACACAAAAAATGACAGATATTTATCAATCATTAGATACTAGTGCGGGAACAGTAATTTTGGTAGATATTTTAGGCGGTACACCATCAAATGTTAGCGGTAATTTTTGTTTAACTAAACCCAATGTATTAGTTATTAGTGGGTTGAATCTTCCTATGTTACTGGATTTATTTACAAATCGTCAACGCAGTTTAGAGGAGATTGCAGAATCATTGCAACAATCTTATCAAATTGGGTTTCAAAATATAACAGAAAGATTTCAAGAGGAGGAACAAGAAGATGACAGTGAAATTTTGTAG
- a CDS encoding glycosyltransferase, with product MVGMVKFFISIYGGILFIFLNYLFLQLLLGLFSFHHDYPLIKKQLTAKQIDPELFYFIIIPCCNEEAVIARTLTQLCQLDFQGKIIAIDDGSTDQTAQQIQTVHNDKIHYLKRVLPNAQTGKGEALNHALKICEQIIQQKHLNPNKVIIGVVDADGALSKNSFNVLNHYFSNPKTIAAQLRVKMYPQFENTLQISQDAEFFTIINLLQNMRMYTRTVGLSGNGQFFRLQPIVEKIGHQPWGNALLDNYELTLKLMLQKIPIDYISHAWVYQQSLKNMRAYIRQRSRWAQGDLDCLKYLKPVLQSSALDFWQKGGILLFFIQPWLNFMADIAVFGLFLLTVKQVIFILIARHFNLAIINKLVINIVVLFVSSSSWGVLFTFLYHYDLKHNHETRPSKKYLLRLPILIAYMYLILFFSISIAFWRHLRHKSSWIKTKHE from the coding sequence ATGGTTGGAATGGTTAAATTCTTTATCAGTATTTACGGTGGAATTCTCTTCATATTTTTAAATTATCTTTTCTTGCAGCTTTTGTTGGGACTATTTAGCTTTCATCATGATTATCCGCTTATTAAAAAACAACTTACTGCCAAGCAAATCGATCCTGAATTGTTTTATTTCATCATCATTCCTTGTTGTAATGAAGAAGCCGTCATTGCACGGACACTCACGCAACTTTGTCAACTTGATTTTCAGGGTAAAATTATCGCAATTGACGATGGTTCAACTGATCAAACTGCCCAACAAATTCAAACAGTTCACAATGACAAAATCCATTATTTAAAGCGGGTGCTCCCTAATGCCCAAACTGGTAAGGGTGAGGCTTTAAACCATGCCTTAAAAATATGTGAACAAATAATTCAACAAAAACATCTCAATCCTAATAAAGTGATTATTGGCGTCGTTGACGCCGACGGTGCCCTATCTAAAAATTCTTTTAATGTCTTAAACCACTATTTTTCTAATCCAAAAACTATTGCAGCACAATTACGTGTCAAGATGTATCCGCAATTTGAGAACACTTTACAAATCTCTCAAGATGCTGAATTTTTTACTATTATTAATTTATTGCAAAATATGCGCATGTATACCCGTACTGTTGGTTTAAGTGGTAATGGTCAATTCTTTCGTTTGCAGCCCATTGTAGAAAAAATTGGCCACCAACCTTGGGGCAATGCCCTTTTAGATAATTATGAATTGACCCTCAAGCTTATGCTACAAAAAATTCCCATTGATTATATTAGCCATGCTTGGGTTTATCAGCAATCTCTAAAAAATATGCGTGCTTACATTCGTCAACGCAGCCGCTGGGCTCAAGGAGATTTAGATTGTCTTAAATATTTAAAACCCGTACTTCAAAGTTCTGCTTTAGATTTTTGGCAAAAGGGGGGTATTCTACTGTTCTTTATTCAACCCTGGTTAAATTTCATGGCAGATATTGCTGTTTTTGGACTTTTTTTATTAACTGTCAAACAAGTTATTTTTATTTTAATAGCAAGACACTTTAACTTAGCTATTATCAACAAGCTTGTCATTAATATTGTTGTTTTATTTGTCAGTTCCAGTTCTTGGGGTGTTTTATTTACTTTTCTTTATCATTATGATTTAAAACATAACCATGAAACACGTCCTTCTAAAAAATATCTATTGAGATTACCTATCTTAATTGCTTATATGTATTTAATTTTATTTTTTAGTATTAGCATAGCCTTCTGGCGGCACTTACGTCATAAATCTAGCTGGATTAAGACTAAACATGAATAA
- a CDS encoding tyrosine-protein phosphatase, with protein MDKQPYVINNISMQRKGDQLKISLLNSEQQNYQLFMGDAPNINAIQEQVAKSSSGNFTINLPITELPKYFMVKAEKFQTNIFSERVLPLENAINVRDMGGYQCNDGRYTKWGILFRGDQLSKINENDINILEKYGIKTIVDYRSSHERKIHPNKSLATVLTIFNCDPQSSFSEAAANVVDLHSENVKLVQSLENGEVDSKFINDKGENVVLSYQKLVTSKPAQKAYGQFLHACANPNNVPLFHHCRGGKDRTGFASMLILLLLNVKEEEIVKDYMLTKTIRQERNQLKYNQYRELVDKKEYLDYLMAMIDTREKYIQAAIDKIKELYGSVDQYMIKHFDFTKEEIERMRDFYLEEGVEIND; from the coding sequence ATGGATAAACAACCATATGTTATCAATAATATTAGTATGCAGAGAAAAGGTGATCAATTAAAGATTTCTTTATTAAATTCTGAACAACAAAATTATCAATTATTTATGGGTGATGCTCCAAATATTAATGCGATACAAGAACAAGTAGCAAAAAGTTCTTCAGGTAATTTTACCATCAATTTACCAATCACGGAATTACCAAAGTATTTTATGGTTAAGGCAGAGAAATTTCAAACTAATATATTTTCGGAAAGAGTTTTGCCTTTAGAAAATGCGATTAACGTCCGTGATATGGGAGGATACCAGTGTAATGATGGACGTTATACTAAATGGGGAATACTGTTTAGAGGTGATCAACTATCTAAAATAAATGAAAACGATATAAATATACTAGAAAAATATGGAATTAAAACGATTGTTGATTATCGTTCTTCACATGAACGTAAGATCCATCCTAATAAATCATTGGCAACAGTTTTAACAATTTTTAATTGTGATCCACAATCTAGTTTTTCTGAGGCTGCTGCTAATGTAGTAGATTTACATAGTGAAAATGTTAAATTGGTTCAGTCATTAGAGAATGGTGAAGTTGATTCGAAATTTATTAATGATAAAGGAGAAAATGTTGTTTTAAGTTATCAAAAATTAGTAACCTCTAAACCAGCTCAAAAAGCCTATGGGCAATTTTTACATGCTTGCGCTAATCCGAATAATGTACCATTATTTCATCATTGTCGTGGAGGTAAGGATCGGACGGGTTTTGCATCAATGTTGATATTATTGTTATTAAATGTTAAAGAAGAAGAAATCGTTAAGGATTATATGCTTACCAAAACGATTCGACAGGAACGAAATCAATTAAAATACAATCAATATCGTGAATTAGTTGATAAAAAAGAGTACTTAGATTACTTAATGGCAATGATTGATACGCGTGAAAAATATATTCAAGCAGCAATTGATAAAATTAAAGAATTATATGGAAGTGTAGATCAATATATGATTAAACATTTTGACTTTACTAAAGAAGAAATTGAAAGAATGCGTGATTTTTACTTAGAGGAAGGAGTGGAAATAAATGACTAA
- a CDS encoding MurR/RpiR family transcriptional regulator yields MDILLNMQKKYLNFSKSEKKIADYILSHSNQINNMNINELSQKTQTSNATITRFVKKNGCKTYADMKLSISQSLIPNETISQDEIIDEVFLFYQKVIKKTQRFIKPEKFQKFYQLLKQKKHIIVIGASSSGETAKTFSLRLTRMGLDSQSYSDPLWMVMRANIASKDDLFLAISNSGITDCIVSTIKAAKKQGSTIASITSYHDNPVSQLSDLTFYVYNTRFVNNEKFINSQFSNMYLIDVLTTYLQKDDIFKNTMIKTRKAINDI; encoded by the coding sequence ATGGACATTTTACTAAATATGCAAAAAAAATATTTAAATTTTTCTAAAAGCGAAAAAAAAATAGCTGATTATATTTTAAGTCATAGTAATCAAATTAATAATATGAATATCAATGAATTATCACAAAAAACACAAACTTCTAATGCCACAATTACTCGTTTTGTTAAAAAAAACGGCTGTAAAACATATGCTGATATGAAATTAAGTATTAGTCAAAGTTTAATTCCTAATGAAACTATCAGCCAAGATGAAATAATTGATGAGGTTTTTCTTTTTTATCAGAAAGTAATTAAAAAAACTCAAAGATTTATCAAACCAGAGAAGTTTCAAAAATTTTATCAATTGCTAAAACAAAAAAAACATATTATTGTTATTGGGGCTAGTAGTTCTGGAGAAACTGCTAAAACTTTTAGTTTACGTCTAACACGAATGGGATTAGATTCACAGAGCTATAGTGATCCATTATGGATGGTTATGCGAGCTAATATTGCTAGTAAAGATGATTTATTTTTAGCAATATCTAACAGTGGTATTACTGATTGTATTGTTAGCACAATTAAAGCAGCAAAAAAACAAGGATCTACAATCGCTTCCATCACAAGCTATCACGATAATCCAGTATCTCAACTAAGTGATTTAACTTTTTATGTCTACAATACTCGTTTTGTAAATAACGAAAAATTTATTAATTCTCAGTTTTCTAATATGTATCTAATTGATGTTTTAACCACTTATTTACAAAAAGATGATATATTTAAAAATACCATGATTAAAACACGAAAAGCAATTAACGATATTTAA
- a CDS encoding NAD(P)H-binding protein: MQVFVIGATGMAGSAFVQAAVAQGMAVIANGRNTDKLTALQKQYSAIQILAKDAFQLELTDFADSDVIIDAFATTPEKAYLHVDLATRLASQFRENKKVRLGFILGAGSLLIGNDQHVLLSDIEQSANTNAETAVPHYQYQELEFLQLVDNVDWFGISPGLNFVPGPKAQQILTGDNKLMFNQQGQSQTTAGTMATALTQEIWQPTHHQQRFTVIDG; the protein is encoded by the coding sequence ATGCAAGTATTCGTAATTGGTGCTACAGGAATGGCCGGTTCAGCTTTTGTTCAAGCTGCAGTCGCTCAAGGAATGGCTGTAATTGCGAATGGACGAAATACTGATAAATTAACAGCTTTGCAGAAACAGTATTCAGCTATCCAAATTTTGGCCAAAGATGCTTTTCAGCTTGAGTTAACCGATTTTGCTGATAGTGATGTTATTATTGATGCTTTTGCAACTACACCAGAAAAAGCCTATTTGCACGTGGATTTAGCTACACGTTTAGCAAGCCAATTTCGTGAAAATAAAAAAGTTCGCTTGGGATTCATCTTGGGAGCTGGCAGTTTATTAATCGGCAATGACCAACATGTACTATTGTCCGATATAGAACAATCTGCCAATACTAATGCTGAAACTGCTGTACCACATTATCAATATCAAGAGTTAGAATTCTTACAATTGGTTGATAATGTGGATTGGTTTGGTATTTCTCCTGGATTAAATTTTGTTCCGGGACCTAAAGCTCAACAAATTTTAACGGGTGATAATAAGTTAATGTTTAATCAACAAGGTCAATCGCAAACGACTGCTGGAACCATGGCAACTGCATTGACTCAAGAGATTTGGCAACCGACACATCATCAACAGCGTTTTACTGTGATTGATGGATAA
- the coaBC gene encoding bifunctional phosphopantothenoylcysteine decarboxylase/phosphopantothenate--cysteine ligase CoaBC → MLKNQHITLYVTGSIAAYKALTLVRMLVKQQAQVRVVMTAAAQKFVTPLSFQTLSKHEVMTDTFAGQHPTIVDHIELADWTDLAVVAPASADIIGKMAQGIADDFASLTLMATTAPKLVAPAMNNHMWSNPAVRRNIQLLQADGIKLIDPETGFLAEGYQGKGRMAEPQQILAMITASLFVPTILTGKKILVTAGGTRERLDPVRFLANDSSGKMGYAIAQALQQRGAEVTLISAPTKLTAPTMVKLQSITSTEELYEAVLQKFPSQDALIMTAAVADFKPITTAQQKIKKNSDNNQWSLELEKTPDILQAVAQIKRPDQITIGFAAETQNLVANARKKLVQKNLDLVIANDVSKPGVGFNGDTNRVTMIASNQPPITTDLLPKSQIAEKIADQLEKIIK, encoded by the coding sequence ATGCTCAAAAATCAACATATTACTCTTTACGTGACTGGTAGTATCGCTGCTTATAAGGCATTAACTTTAGTTCGCATGCTGGTTAAACAACAAGCTCAAGTGCGGGTGGTAATGACTGCTGCGGCCCAAAAATTTGTAACACCTTTGAGTTTTCAAACTTTATCTAAGCACGAAGTCATGACTGACACTTTTGCTGGACAGCATCCGACAATTGTCGATCATATTGAATTGGCTGACTGGACAGATTTAGCGGTAGTTGCACCAGCTAGTGCTGATATAATCGGCAAAATGGCGCAAGGGATTGCAGATGATTTTGCGAGTTTAACTTTAATGGCAACCACAGCACCTAAATTAGTAGCACCAGCAATGAATAATCATATGTGGTCTAATCCAGCAGTCCGACGTAATATTCAACTACTGCAAGCAGATGGTATAAAGTTGATAGATCCTGAAACTGGTTTTTTGGCTGAAGGTTATCAGGGTAAAGGCCGTATGGCAGAACCTCAACAAATCTTGGCAATGATTACTGCTAGCTTGTTTGTGCCAACAATATTAACGGGTAAAAAAATTTTAGTAACCGCTGGTGGTACACGTGAACGGTTAGATCCAGTACGCTTTTTGGCTAATGATTCCTCGGGAAAAATGGGCTATGCTATTGCCCAAGCTTTACAGCAGCGTGGAGCAGAAGTAACCCTAATTTCAGCGCCAACGAAATTAACAGCCCCAACGATGGTTAAATTACAGTCGATTACTAGCACTGAAGAGCTCTACGAAGCTGTTTTACAGAAATTTCCGAGTCAAGATGCGTTAATTATGACAGCAGCAGTGGCAGATTTTAAACCAATAACAACGGCCCAGCAAAAAATCAAAAAAAATTCTGATAATAATCAATGGTCTTTAGAATTAGAAAAGACACCAGATATTTTGCAAGCTGTAGCGCAAATAAAACGTCCTGATCAAATTACAATTGGCTTTGCAGCAGAAACACAAAATCTAGTTGCAAATGCTCGGAAAAAGTTAGTTCAAAAAAATTTAGACTTAGTCATCGCTAATGATGTTTCAAAACCAGGAGTAGGCTTTAATGGTGACACAAATCGAGTAACGATGATTGCTTCTAATCAGCCGCCGATAACAACTGATTTATTACCTAAAAGCCAAATTGCTGAAAAAATAGCTGATCAATTAGAAAAAATAATCAAGTGA
- a CDS encoding PTS system mannose/fructose/N-acetylgalactosamine-transporter subunit IIB: MTVKFCRIDDRLIHGQVVTTWLNVYKIEQVIIVNETVAKDKIQSKVLEMSIPSNVKLHIFSPDKFLRVTKKAPITRSTMLLFTNPFDVEKLIQNGFEIDKLNVGGMRGNDQRKQYTKAVFLTNDEKTAFERLIAQGVDVEIQMIPTNPAEKMSEVIAK; encoded by the coding sequence ATGACAGTGAAATTTTGTAGAATTGATGATCGTTTAATTCATGGACAAGTAGTTACAACTTGGTTAAATGTTTATAAGATTGAACAAGTAATTATTGTTAATGAAACTGTTGCTAAAGATAAAATCCAATCTAAAGTTTTAGAAATGAGTATCCCTAGTAATGTTAAACTTCACATTTTTTCCCCAGATAAGTTTTTAAGAGTAACAAAAAAAGCGCCAATAACACGTTCAACAATGTTGCTATTCACTAATCCCTTTGATGTAGAAAAACTGATTCAAAACGGTTTTGAGATAGATAAATTAAATGTTGGTGGTATGAGAGGCAATGATCAAAGAAAACAATATACAAAAGCAGTTTTCTTAACTAATGATGAAAAGACGGCTTTTGAAAGATTAATTGCTCAGGGAGTGGATGTTGAAATTCAGATGATTCCAACTAATCCTGCTGAAAAGATGAGTGAGGTCATAGCTAAATGA
- a CDS encoding helix-turn-helix domain-containing protein has protein sequence MENIRIILKDQRLQNHYSIRQLSFILNNRYHIKASKSTIQRLENSNTAISAQLLCALADLYELDLEELKGIILKK, from the coding sequence ATGGAAAATATAAGAATAATCTTAAAAGACCAACGCCTACAAAATCATTATTCTATTCGTCAATTAAGTTTTATATTAAATAATCGGTATCATATTAAAGCTAGCAAATCAACTATTCAGCGTTTAGAAAATAGCAACACTGCTATTAGCGCTCAACTATTATGTGCCCTGGCTGATTTGTATGAATTAGATCTAGAAGAATTAAAAGGTATTATTTTAAAAAAATAA
- a CDS encoding PTS mannose/fructose/sorbose/N-acetylgalactosamine transporter subunit IIC encodes MKILIITILSFVLGIDDVSTKLFRRPLLIAPLVGLVLGNLPAGLVIGATLEIMWMGIGNVGAYMAPDLITGTIISTSLAIMSGGSRPLPTLVATAVTLAVPTSILAQQLLVLIETANCSLNGWAKRMADNADVKSTVWLIYPPAILTGLARALPTFLALEFGAGAIQNVINSLPKFVINGLSTSGSIIPSVGIALLMMSMIKKFELWMFLILGFVLAAYLKLEVLPITLIAIVFAFLYEVATRKVSATTVQSATTVIETPDGEEDDEEGDYDL; translated from the coding sequence ATGAAGATTTTAATAATTACAATTTTATCCTTTGTTTTAGGTATTGATGACGTAAGTACAAAATTATTTCGTCGACCACTATTAATAGCCCCTTTAGTTGGTTTGGTATTAGGTAATTTGCCTGCTGGATTAGTTATAGGTGCTACACTAGAAATTATGTGGATGGGTATTGGTAATGTAGGTGCATATATGGCACCAGATTTGATTACCGGAACAATTATTAGTACTTCACTTGCCATTATGAGTGGTGGCAGTCGTCCCTTGCCTACTTTGGTTGCAACAGCCGTAACTTTAGCAGTTCCTACTTCTATTTTAGCTCAACAATTATTAGTTTTAATTGAAACAGCTAATTGTTCGTTAAATGGATGGGCTAAACGAATGGCTGATAATGCAGATGTTAAAAGTACTGTTTGGTTAATTTATCCACCAGCAATTTTAACTGGATTAGCACGCGCATTACCAACTTTCCTTGCTTTAGAATTTGGTGCAGGAGCAATTCAAAATGTAATCAATTCTTTGCCAAAATTTGTTATCAATGGATTAAGTACATCAGGATCTATTATTCCTTCTGTCGGAATCGCTTTACTAATGATGTCAATGATTAAAAAATTTGAATTATGGATGTTTTTAATTTTGGGTTTTGTTTTAGCAGCCTACTTAAAATTAGAAGTACTACCAATTACTCTAATTGCAATAGTTTTTGCATTCTTATATGAGGTTGCTACAAGAAAAGTTAGCGCAACAACTGTTCAGTCTGCAACTACTGTTATAGAAACACCTGATGGTGAAGAGGATGATGAGGAAGGAGATTATGATCTCTAA